In the Candidatus Nitrospira nitrificans genome, one interval contains:
- a CDS encoding O-antigen ligase family protein: MDWRLDRLQPQARRAAGWTATALGFTIPLWVVADGVLVVLLGLCWLAGGEWRERLRRVAANPVALSALLLFGWLLAGSLWGLGSLDERLLAVKKYADLLLIPLLISMAVDVQERNRAILFLGISLVVTLVLSLVLGSGALQTGWVIGCDPSNPCVFKRHITHNVLMAFGALLFAVLAWRACDKRARWGWALVSLLAASNVVLMVQGRTGYVVLAGLTVLALHAAFGWRGVAGAVTTLVLAFGGAYQVSTSFHDRVHLTLSNVTQGISASGDVATQERAEFYQYTVKIIEDHPLMGVGTGGFAQAYAVYAKQAGVLVPSHPHSQYLFITAQVGVVGFGLLLWLFLQQWRSTPLVGDVTYGLLAKGLVLIMAVGCLFNDLLLDHTEKLLYCWFSGLMYSVADSRVGTKL, translated from the coding sequence ATGGACTGGCGGCTTGACAGGCTCCAGCCACAGGCGAGACGAGCCGCGGGTTGGACGGCAACCGCGCTTGGATTCACCATTCCGCTGTGGGTAGTGGCGGACGGTGTTCTTGTCGTGCTGCTTGGTCTGTGTTGGCTAGCCGGTGGAGAATGGCGGGAGCGGCTTCGTCGAGTCGCCGCGAACCCTGTCGCATTGAGCGCATTGTTGTTGTTCGGGTGGTTGCTGGCGGGATCCTTATGGGGATTGGGGTCGCTCGATGAACGATTGCTCGCCGTGAAGAAATACGCCGATCTCCTGCTGATCCCCCTCTTGATTTCGATGGCGGTTGATGTGCAAGAGCGAAATCGCGCGATCTTGTTCTTGGGGATCTCGTTGGTTGTGACCTTGGTCTTGTCGCTCGTGTTGGGTTCGGGAGCGCTTCAGACCGGCTGGGTGATCGGTTGTGATCCCTCCAACCCCTGCGTATTCAAGAGACACATCACTCATAACGTGCTGATGGCGTTCGGCGCCCTGCTGTTTGCCGTCTTGGCCTGGAGAGCTTGCGACAAACGAGCACGATGGGGGTGGGCGCTTGTCTCACTTTTGGCCGCGAGCAATGTCGTGCTGATGGTGCAGGGCCGAACCGGTTATGTGGTGCTTGCCGGACTGACTGTGTTGGCGCTCCACGCGGCATTCGGCTGGCGAGGCGTGGCAGGAGCCGTCACGACCCTCGTGCTCGCATTCGGCGGAGCCTATCAGGTCTCGACCAGTTTCCATGATCGAGTGCATCTGACGCTGTCCAATGTGACACAAGGGATCTCCGCCAGTGGAGATGTGGCGACACAGGAACGTGCAGAGTTTTATCAATACACGGTGAAAATCATCGAGGATCATCCCCTGATGGGCGTCGGGACCGGTGGATTTGCGCAGGCGTACGCGGTGTATGCGAAACAAGCGGGCGTGCTGGTTCCTAGTCACCCTCACAGTCAATACCTTTTTATCACGGCCCAAGTCGGAGTCGTCGGGTTTGGTCTGTTGCTCTGGCTTTTTTTGCAGCAGTGGCGATCGACGCCCCTGGTCGGAGATGTGACCTATGGGTTGCTGGCAAAGGGTTTGGTGCTCATCATGGCGGTCGGGTGCCTGTTCAACGATTTGCTCCTTGATCATACCGAGAAGCTGCTGTACTGCTGGTTTTCCGGGTTGATGTATTCCGTGGCTGATTCACGAGTAGGAACGAAGCTATGA
- a CDS encoding MraY family glycosyltransferase, with amino-acid sequence MMVAFPAVIAFVVAWWLTGRLCSPGSYLSILALPNDRTLHSRPTPQTGGVAIIASVVISLIAAASVFAITQPSKVLLPKGVASGSLWIVLAMLLVFVVSFIDDCIGLRASLRLGVQAVAAIIIVGGVGLALSSVPLPGGSLIPMGFAAVPVSALFLIWMANLYNFMDGMDGFSGGMTAIGFGFLAYFGWEAGSPVMLMIAVFVSMSALGFLVHNFPPARIFMGDAGSITLGFLAGTLMLLGVRDGIFEFWVPIILFSSFILDATVTVLRRAFRGERIWEAHRQHYYQRLVLNGWSHRRTVLAEYGVMLLCGGLSVLYHHSTDNGKLAILGAWLAVFLVLGSLVKWLERRQAVSHSVRSAKTESDVHVQAESAEGSQRVTVKT; translated from the coding sequence ATGATGGTTGCCTTTCCTGCTGTCATCGCCTTTGTCGTCGCGTGGTGGCTGACGGGTAGGCTTTGTTCACCGGGATCGTACTTGTCCATTCTCGCTCTCCCCAATGATCGAACATTGCATTCTAGGCCGACCCCGCAGACGGGAGGAGTGGCTATTATCGCCAGCGTGGTCATCAGTCTTATCGCCGCCGCGAGTGTGTTCGCCATCACGCAGCCGTCGAAGGTGCTGTTGCCGAAAGGAGTGGCCTCGGGGAGTCTCTGGATCGTACTGGCCATGCTCCTCGTCTTCGTGGTGTCGTTCATCGACGACTGTATCGGTCTTCGCGCCAGTCTCCGCCTGGGCGTGCAAGCCGTCGCCGCGATCATCATCGTCGGGGGTGTCGGACTGGCTCTGTCCTCGGTTCCGTTGCCGGGAGGCTCGCTGATACCCATGGGATTCGCGGCGGTTCCGGTGAGCGCCCTCTTCTTGATCTGGATGGCGAACCTCTACAACTTCATGGATGGCATGGACGGTTTTTCCGGCGGGATGACGGCTATCGGCTTCGGATTTCTGGCCTATTTTGGATGGGAGGCCGGATCTCCTGTCATGCTCATGATCGCCGTATTTGTCTCCATGAGCGCGCTGGGGTTTCTCGTCCATAATTTTCCGCCGGCTCGCATCTTCATGGGCGATGCCGGGAGCATCACGCTTGGCTTCTTAGCGGGAACGTTGATGCTCTTAGGTGTTCGCGATGGGATATTTGAGTTTTGGGTTCCCATCATCCTCTTTTCCTCGTTCATCTTGGATGCGACAGTGACGGTGCTCAGACGAGCGTTTCGCGGTGAGAGGATTTGGGAGGCTCATCGCCAACACTATTATCAGCGGCTGGTGTTGAATGGGTGGAGCCATCGCCGGACCGTACTTGCAGAGTATGGAGTGATGCTGCTCTGCGGAGGACTGTCCGTTCTGTATCATCACTCGACCGACAATGGGAAGCTCGCCATTCTTGGGGCATGGCTGGCCGTGTTTCTTGTCTTGGGGAGCCTCGTGAAGTGGTTGGAGCGAAGACAAGCAGTTTCTCATTCCGTTCGGAGCGCAAAGACGGAAAGCGATGTACACGTGCAGGCGGAGTCAGCCGAAGGGTCCCAGAGAGTAACCGTCAAAACATAG
- a CDS encoding NAD-dependent epimerase/dehydratase family protein, which translates to MAGQILVTGANGFVGLALCRFLRNSGCLVRGAVRETARGSSHDRSTRDGIEWVVLHDQSGGEETRQKLRGVEVIVHLAARVHVMADTSADPLHAFRKVNVVWTERLARAATAEGIRRFVYMSSIKVNGEQSRVPFTERDPPNPQDPYGLSKWEAEQALATVSSQTGLETVVIRSPLVYGPGVGGNFLQLLQVLGKGIPLPLAGVENRRSLIYRENLVDALSRCVHHQAARGQTYLVSDGEDLSTPELLRRLGKALSVSVCLWPLPLSMLDGIGQLVGKQVVVDRLLRSLPVDSSKIRKELDWHPPFSVDQGFAATADWFRAEATNRVMAS; encoded by the coding sequence GTGGCTGGCCAAATTCTGGTGACAGGAGCTAACGGGTTTGTGGGCTTGGCGCTCTGCCGTTTCCTGCGGAACTCCGGATGTCTGGTCAGAGGGGCAGTGCGAGAGACGGCGAGGGGCTCTTCTCATGACCGTTCGACGCGGGACGGCATTGAATGGGTAGTCCTGCACGATCAATCCGGCGGGGAGGAGACAAGGCAGAAGCTGAGGGGGGTGGAGGTGATCGTTCACCTGGCTGCGCGAGTCCATGTCATGGCCGACACTTCAGCCGATCCCCTTCATGCATTTCGGAAGGTCAACGTGGTCTGGACCGAACGGTTGGCGCGGGCAGCGACCGCTGAGGGGATTCGTCGGTTCGTGTACATGAGCTCGATCAAGGTGAACGGCGAACAGAGCAGGGTCCCGTTTACCGAACGGGACCCTCCGAATCCGCAAGACCCATATGGTCTGTCTAAGTGGGAGGCCGAACAGGCCCTCGCGACGGTGTCGTCTCAGACGGGCCTGGAGACCGTTGTGATTCGGTCGCCGCTTGTCTACGGGCCCGGCGTCGGGGGGAATTTTCTGCAACTCCTGCAGGTTTTGGGAAAAGGGATTCCGCTGCCGCTCGCAGGAGTGGAAAATCGCCGCAGTCTGATTTATCGAGAAAACCTGGTCGATGCCCTCTCCCGCTGCGTCCACCACCAGGCGGCTAGAGGGCAGACCTATCTCGTCAGCGATGGGGAAGATCTCTCCACTCCCGAATTGCTTCGGCGACTCGGCAAGGCCCTGAGCGTGTCAGTATGTCTCTGGCCATTGCCGCTCTCGATGCTCGATGGTATCGGACAACTCGTCGGCAAACAGGTCGTGGTTGACCGGCTGCTCAGATCGCTCCCGGTCGACTCGTCGAAAATCCGAAAAGAGTTGGACTGGCATCCTCCTTTTTCCGTCGACCAAGGTTTTGCGGCGACGGCGGACTGGTTCCGCGCTGAAGCAACGAACCGAGTCATGGCTTCATGA